A section of the Rhizomicrobium sp. genome encodes:
- the hflX gene encoding GTPase HflX, whose protein sequence is MDRDAQARLEEAIGLTAAIGLQVVESLIVPLVRPTPATLIGSGKVEEIAGQAKALEPEVVIVNAQLSPVQQRNLEKAWATKVLDRTALILEIFGERARTHEGRLQVELAHLSYQRSRLVRSWTHLERQRGGFGFLGGPGESQIETDRRLINDRIVRIKKDLESVKRTRGLQRQARKRVPYPVIALVGYTNAGKSTLFNKLTSADVLAKDLLFATLDPTMRGLKLPNGTRAVLSDTVGFIADLPTELIAAFRATLEEVLEADVIVHVRDASHDESAAQKADVLKVLADLGVEMDGERPFIEVLNKIDRIEPEVRAGLLAGNGRAGGPVAVSALTGDGLDQLRHRFESELSHANIQYRLTLPHADGEGLAWAYRHAQVRERREAKNSVELLLTIPPQETARFEARFGKNLSTE, encoded by the coding sequence CTGGATCGCGACGCGCAGGCGCGCCTCGAGGAAGCGATCGGCCTGACTGCGGCGATCGGGCTGCAGGTCGTCGAGAGCCTCATCGTGCCGCTGGTGCGGCCGACGCCGGCGACTCTGATCGGCAGCGGCAAGGTCGAGGAGATCGCAGGGCAGGCGAAGGCGCTCGAGCCGGAAGTCGTCATCGTCAACGCGCAACTATCGCCGGTGCAGCAGCGCAATCTCGAAAAGGCGTGGGCCACGAAGGTTCTCGACCGCACCGCGCTGATCCTGGAGATTTTCGGCGAGCGGGCACGCACCCATGAGGGCCGGCTGCAGGTCGAACTCGCGCATCTCAGCTACCAGCGTTCGCGCCTGGTGCGGTCCTGGACCCACCTGGAGCGGCAGCGCGGCGGCTTCGGCTTCCTCGGCGGCCCCGGCGAAAGCCAGATCGAGACCGACCGGCGGCTGATCAACGACCGCATCGTCCGCATCAAGAAGGACCTCGAAAGCGTCAAGCGGACGCGAGGACTCCAGCGCCAGGCGCGCAAGCGCGTGCCCTATCCGGTGATCGCGCTGGTCGGCTACACCAATGCCGGCAAGTCGACGCTGTTCAACAAGCTGACCTCCGCGGACGTCCTGGCCAAGGATCTGCTGTTCGCCACCCTAGATCCGACGATGCGTGGCCTGAAGCTGCCGAACGGAACGCGGGCTGTGCTGTCCGACACCGTCGGGTTCATCGCCGACCTGCCGACCGAGTTGATCGCCGCGTTCCGCGCCACGCTGGAGGAGGTGCTGGAGGCCGATGTGATCGTCCATGTCCGCGATGCCAGCCACGACGAAAGCGCCGCCCAGAAGGCCGACGTGCTGAAGGTCCTGGCCGACCTGGGCGTCGAGATGGACGGCGAACGGCCCTTCATCGAGGTCCTCAACAAGATCGACCGGATCGAGCCGGAGGTCCGGGCGGGCCTGCTCGCCGGGAACGGGCGGGCCGGCGGACCGGTCGCCGTGTCGGCCCTCACGGGCGATGGCCTAGACCAGCTCCGGCACCGCTTCGAGAGCGAGTTGTCGCATGCCAACATCCAGTATCGGCTGACCTTGCCGCACGCCGATGGCGAAGGACTGGCCTGGGCCTATCGCCACGCCCAGGTGCGCGAGCGGCGCGAGGCCAAGAACAGCGTTGAGCTTCTGCTCACAATCCCTCCACAGGAGACGGCGCGTTTCGAAGCGCGCTTCGGCAAGAATTTGTCGACAGAGTAG
- the mazG gene encoding nucleoside triphosphate pyrophosphohydrolase translates to MTKPAQDIAALLDIMRRLRSPDGGCPWDLEQTFETIAPYTIDEAYEVFAAIEEKDWGGLKDELGDLLFQVVFHARMAEERGLFAFGDVVEAITAKMIRRHPHVFAKAATPADPQAQTIAWETLKAAERGAKGPAGVLDGIPLALPALVRAEKLQKRLSSVGFDWNSPKLVLDKVAEEAAEIVEAQAAGASQAEIEGEIGDLLFVIANLARHLKVDPEAALRTTNSKVERRFRWIEAELARQGRGPKEATLEELEALWQRAKTESVT, encoded by the coding sequence ATGACCAAGCCCGCCCAGGATATCGCCGCCCTCCTCGACATCATGCGCCGCCTGCGCTCGCCGGACGGGGGCTGTCCGTGGGATCTGGAGCAGACCTTCGAGACCATCGCGCCCTACACGATCGATGAGGCCTATGAGGTCTTCGCGGCGATCGAGGAGAAGGATTGGGGCGGCCTCAAGGACGAGCTCGGCGACCTGCTGTTCCAGGTCGTGTTCCACGCCCGAATGGCTGAAGAGCGCGGCCTCTTCGCCTTCGGCGACGTGGTCGAGGCGATCACCGCCAAGATGATCCGCCGCCACCCGCATGTCTTCGCCAAGGCCGCTACGCCGGCGGATCCGCAGGCGCAGACCATTGCCTGGGAAACGCTGAAGGCGGCCGAGCGCGGCGCCAAGGGCCCGGCCGGCGTGCTGGACGGGATTCCTCTCGCCCTGCCCGCGCTGGTCCGTGCCGAGAAGCTTCAGAAACGGCTTTCAAGCGTCGGATTCGACTGGAATTCTCCCAAACTCGTACTCGACAAGGTGGCCGAGGAAGCGGCGGAGATCGTGGAGGCCCAGGCCGCCGGCGCGTCGCAGGCCGAGATCGAGGGCGAGATCGGCGATCTGCTGTTCGTGATCGCCAACCTGGCGCGGCACTTGAAGGTCGATCCGGAAGCCGCTCTGCGGACAACAAATTCCAAGGTCGAGCGCCGCTTCCGCTGGATCGAGGCCGAGCTCGCCCGCCAAGGCCGCGGACCCAAGGAGGCGACGCTGGAAGAATTGGAGGCACTCTGGCAGCGGGCCAAGACAGAAAGCGTCACTTGA
- a CDS encoding MBL fold metallo-hydrolase yields MTLTATILGCGSSGGVPRIGGSDGAGDWGACDPANPKNRRRRCSVLVTRTSDAGATRVLVDTAPDMREQLLDARVSALDGVLITHDHADQLHGLDDLRMVALNMRRRVDVYADAATYEGVLARFGYCFVQPAGSDYPPILNGVQIAEPFEPFAIEGKGGAVPVLAFHQGHGRIRSLGFRFGPIAYSSDVDALDDAAFAALEGVECWIVDALRYTPHPSHAHVARTLDWIARAKPKRAILTNMHVDLDYATLAAELPPGVEPAYDGMVIEG; encoded by the coding sequence TTGACCCTCACCGCCACCATCCTCGGCTGCGGTTCTTCCGGCGGCGTGCCGCGCATCGGTGGGTCGGATGGCGCGGGCGATTGGGGCGCCTGCGATCCGGCCAATCCGAAGAACCGCCGCCGCCGCTGCTCGGTCCTGGTGACGCGGACGTCGGACGCCGGCGCGACGCGGGTGCTCGTCGACACCGCGCCCGACATGCGCGAGCAATTGCTCGATGCGCGGGTCTCGGCGCTGGACGGCGTCCTCATCACCCACGACCATGCCGACCAGCTCCACGGCCTGGACGATCTGCGCATGGTGGCGCTGAACATGCGCCGGCGTGTGGACGTTTATGCCGACGCGGCGACCTATGAAGGCGTGCTGGCGCGCTTCGGCTACTGTTTCGTGCAGCCGGCCGGCAGCGACTATCCGCCGATCCTGAACGGCGTCCAGATCGCCGAGCCGTTCGAACCTTTCGCGATCGAAGGGAAGGGCGGCGCGGTGCCGGTTCTGGCCTTCCATCAGGGCCATGGACGGATCCGGAGCCTCGGCTTCCGTTTCGGTCCGATCGCCTATTCGAGCGACGTCGATGCGCTGGACGATGCGGCCTTCGCGGCGCTCGAAGGCGTGGAATGCTGGATCGTGGATGCGCTGCGCTACACGCCGCATCCCAGCCACGCCCATGTCGCGCGGACGCTGGACTGGATCGCGCGGGCGAAGCCGAAGCGCGCGATCCTCACGAATATGCATGTCGATCTCGACTACGCGACGCTCGCCGCCGAACTGCCGCCGGGCGTCGAACCGGCCTATGACGGCATGGTCATCGAAGGCTGA
- a CDS encoding TatD family hydrolase, which translates to MTMLVDSHCHLDFPEFAAELDAVVARSKAAGVAVCVSIGTTLAKFPGVRAVAERFDDVWCSVGVHPHEAKDELLDGPAPLIEAARHPKVVGIGETGLDYFYEHSPRAEQVANFRAHIDAARRTGLPVIVHTRDADDETIEVLRDEMAAAPFTGLIHCFTGTQRLADAALELGMFISVSGIATFKKSDELRAVLKTVPLERLLVETDAPFLAPIPLRGKRNEPAFVVNTAALLADLKGVSADALAAATTENFFRLFAKVRRPD; encoded by the coding sequence ATGACGATGCTGGTCGACAGCCATTGCCATCTCGACTTCCCCGAATTCGCGGCCGAGCTGGACGCGGTGGTGGCGCGGTCGAAGGCGGCGGGCGTCGCCGTCTGCGTCAGCATCGGCACCACGCTCGCCAAATTCCCCGGCGTCCGCGCGGTCGCCGAGCGTTTCGACGACGTGTGGTGCTCGGTCGGCGTCCATCCGCACGAGGCGAAGGACGAATTGCTCGACGGTCCGGCGCCGCTGATCGAGGCGGCGCGGCATCCCAAAGTGGTCGGCATCGGCGAGACCGGCCTCGACTATTTCTACGAGCACAGCCCGCGCGCCGAGCAGGTGGCGAATTTCCGCGCCCATATCGACGCGGCGCGCCGGACTGGGCTTCCCGTCATCGTCCACACCCGCGACGCGGACGACGAGACCATCGAGGTGCTGCGCGACGAGATGGCGGCGGCGCCCTTCACCGGGCTGATCCATTGCTTCACCGGCACGCAGCGCCTGGCCGATGCGGCGCTGGAGCTCGGGATGTTCATCTCGGTCAGCGGCATTGCGACCTTCAAGAAGTCGGACGAATTGCGCGCCGTGCTCAAGACCGTGCCGCTGGAGCGCCTGCTGGTGGAGACCGATGCCCCGTTCCTCGCGCCCATTCCCTTACGCGGCAAGCGCAACGAACCGGCCTTCGTCGTGAACACGGCGGCGCTGCTGGCCGATCTCAAGGGCGTGAGTGCCGACGCGCTGGCCGCCGCGACGACGGAAAACTTCTTCCGCCTGTTCGCCAAGGTGCGGAGGCCGGATTGA
- a CDS encoding DNA polymerase III subunit delta': MAPRAKAKTEDVPETDRVDGFAHPRETSRLVGQDAALARAARAIRGGHPPGAWLIAGPPGIGKATLAYRIARYVLAYGATAAGPEDLSVPEREANAIQVAAASHSGLLVLKRGLNDSGKLMNDLSVGVVRKLSGFFGMTSGAGGWRVAIVDTADDMNDAAANALLKMLEEPPPRAMLILLSNVPGRLLPTVRSRCQRLDLRPLDDAVLEAELARLLPDTGAAERAALVRLAGGSIGMALRLAGGDAVALAREADLLLDRAQAPDIAAILALGDRLYRVTDGLSTFGTYLIDALTARIRARALDGGVHLDRWVECLNRLKASFARTAALNLEPRQTLLNAAGQLAQASRRAGGL; this comes from the coding sequence ATGGCGCCGCGTGCGAAAGCCAAGACCGAAGACGTTCCCGAGACCGATCGCGTCGACGGGTTCGCGCATCCGCGCGAGACGTCGCGTCTCGTCGGACAGGATGCGGCCCTGGCGCGGGCCGCGCGCGCGATCCGCGGCGGCCATCCGCCGGGCGCCTGGCTGATCGCCGGACCGCCCGGCATCGGCAAGGCGACGCTCGCCTATCGTATCGCGCGCTATGTCCTCGCCTATGGCGCGACCGCGGCCGGTCCCGAAGACCTCTCGGTTCCCGAGCGCGAGGCCAATGCGATCCAGGTGGCCGCGGCGTCGCATTCGGGCCTCCTCGTCCTCAAGCGCGGCCTGAACGATTCCGGCAAGCTGATGAACGATCTGTCCGTCGGCGTGGTGCGCAAGCTCTCCGGCTTCTTCGGCATGACGTCGGGCGCCGGCGGCTGGCGCGTCGCCATCGTCGACACGGCCGACGACATGAACGACGCCGCCGCCAACGCGCTGCTCAAGATGCTGGAGGAGCCGCCGCCGCGCGCCATGCTGATCCTGCTCAGCAACGTGCCCGGCCGGCTGCTGCCGACCGTCCGCTCGCGCTGCCAGCGGCTCGATCTGCGCCCGCTCGACGACGCCGTGCTCGAGGCCGAGCTGGCGCGACTTCTCCCCGACACGGGCGCCGCCGAGCGCGCCGCGCTGGTGCGCCTGGCCGGCGGATCGATCGGCATGGCGCTGCGGCTGGCCGGCGGCGACGCCGTGGCGCTGGCCCGCGAGGCCGACCTGCTGCTCGACCGCGCCCAGGCGCCCGACATCGCCGCCATCCTGGCGCTCGGCGACAGGCTCTACCGCGTCACCGACGGCCTTTCGACCTTCGGCACCTATCTCATCGACGCGCTGACCGCCCGCATCCGCGCCCGCGCGCTCGACGGCGGCGTTCACCTCGACCGCTGGGTCGAGTGCCTGAACCGCCTGAAAGCGAGCTTCGCGCGCACCGCGGCGCTGAACCTGGAGCCGCGCCAGACGCTGCTGAACGCGGCGGGGCAACTGGCCCAGGCGAGCCGGCGGGCAGGGGGCCTATGA
- the tmk gene encoding dTMP kinase, whose protein sequence is MKRRARFITLEGGDGSGKSTQIKRLVAALGKRGVDVVATREPGGSPGAEDIRKLVLNGDPKRWDALTETLLMFAARSDHVARTIKPALDAGRWVVSDRFTDSTYAYQGAGHGLARETIRRMETLVLDGFRPDLTLILDIPVEIGLGRTAGRSKDMRFEAFDLAFHERMRLAFLAIARRDPERCIVIDAAIDTDALAATIWRAVAKRFKL, encoded by the coding sequence ATGAAGCGGCGCGCGCGGTTTATCACGCTCGAAGGCGGCGACGGTTCCGGCAAGTCGACCCAGATCAAGCGGCTGGTCGCGGCGCTCGGGAAGCGCGGCGTCGATGTCGTCGCGACGCGCGAGCCCGGCGGTTCGCCGGGCGCCGAGGATATCCGCAAGCTGGTGCTCAACGGCGATCCCAAGCGCTGGGACGCGTTGACCGAGACGCTGCTGATGTTCGCCGCGCGGTCCGATCATGTCGCGCGCACCATCAAGCCGGCGCTCGACGCCGGAAGGTGGGTCGTCAGCGACCGCTTCACCGATTCCACCTATGCCTATCAGGGTGCCGGCCACGGCCTGGCGCGCGAGACCATCCGGCGCATGGAAACCCTGGTGCTCGATGGCTTCCGGCCCGACCTGACGCTGATCCTCGATATCCCGGTCGAGATCGGGCTGGGCCGCACGGCCGGCCGTTCCAAGGACATGCGCTTCGAAGCCTTCGATCTGGCGTTCCACGAGCGCATGCGCCTGGCCTTTCTCGCCATCGCGCGCCGCGACCCCGAGCGTTGCATCGTGATCGATGCGGCAATCGATACGGACGCGCTGGCCGCCACGATCTGGCGAGCCGTCGCCAAACGGTTCAAACTATAG
- a CDS encoding D-alanyl-D-alanine carboxypeptidase family protein, with protein MSHRLLGALFLLLAAAQPAAAEITTSGNHAILLDATTGQVLWAKDAFTPMPPASMSKLMTIEMLFKRLKDGRVKLTDTFPVSERAWRERSGSECFVKVGDRMSVENLIQCIIVVSGNDSTIVVAEALGGTVEGFVGMMNQRARELGLSQSHFVNPDGLDVPPGQMMSAFDLAKLARHIIVEYPSLYHFFGEKDFVWSNIHQPNRNPVLFNTPGADGLKTGHIAASGYGLVASAQRGAQRVILVVSGLASEKDRADEGARLIEMGFREFRRYDLFKPGDTVATADVFGGAEKTVPLTVKAPVAITLQVDSRPGMKVSVKYTAPLKAPLAQGQQAGTLVVSAPDFPGLTVPLYVAHPVDRMGIVGRMFLGLRALFGGK; from the coding sequence ATGAGTCATCGCCTGCTTGGCGCGCTGTTCCTGCTGCTGGCAGCCGCCCAGCCCGCCGCGGCAGAGATCACGACTTCGGGAAACCACGCCATCCTGTTGGACGCGACGACCGGCCAGGTGCTCTGGGCGAAGGATGCCTTCACGCCGATGCCGCCGGCCTCGATGAGCAAGCTCATGACGATCGAGATGCTGTTCAAGCGGCTGAAGGACGGCCGCGTGAAGCTCACCGACACCTTCCCCGTATCGGAGCGGGCCTGGCGGGAGCGCTCCGGCTCGGAGTGTTTCGTCAAGGTCGGCGACCGCATGTCGGTCGAGAACCTCATCCAGTGCATCATCGTCGTGTCGGGCAACGACTCGACCATCGTGGTCGCCGAGGCGCTCGGCGGCACGGTCGAGGGCTTCGTCGGCATGATGAACCAGCGGGCGCGCGAGCTCGGCCTCAGCCAGTCGCATTTCGTGAACCCGGACGGTCTCGACGTGCCGCCGGGGCAGATGATGTCCGCCTTCGACCTCGCCAAGCTCGCGCGCCACATCATCGTCGAATATCCCTCGCTCTATCATTTCTTCGGCGAGAAGGACTTCGTCTGGAGCAACATCCACCAGCCGAACCGCAATCCGGTGCTGTTCAACACGCCCGGCGCCGACGGCCTGAAGACCGGCCACATCGCGGCGTCCGGCTACGGCCTTGTCGCCTCGGCGCAGCGCGGCGCACAGCGCGTCATCCTGGTCGTCAGCGGCCTTGCCTCCGAGAAGGACCGGGCGGACGAGGGCGCGCGCCTGATCGAGATGGGCTTTCGCGAATTCCGCCGCTACGACCTGTTCAAGCCCGGCGATACGGTGGCGACGGCGGACGTGTTCGGTGGCGCCGAGAAAACGGTGCCGCTGACGGTGAAGGCACCGGTGGCGATCACGCTCCAGGTCGACTCGCGGCCGGGGATGAAGGTCTCGGTGAAATACACCGCGCCGCTGAAGGCCCCGCTGGCGCAGGGCCAACAGGCGGGAACGCTGGTCGTCTCCGCGCCGGATTTCCCCGGTCTGACGGTGCCGCTCTATGTCGCCCATCCGGTCGATCGGATGGGCATTGTCGGCCGCATGTTCCTGGGTCTGCGCGCGCTGTTCGGCGGCAAATGA
- a CDS encoding septal ring lytic transglycosylase RlpA family protein → MIRNARRLLAVVSLAALAAACASTPRGSGVSVPPNAGVYKIGQPYQIDGTWYYPKEQPDYDETGVASWYGPTFYGHHTANGEIYTAGDLTAAHRTLPLPVNVRVTNLDNGKTIVVRVNDRGPFAKGRIIDLSERAADLLGYRQKGTARVRVTFVGRADLQGGRPPPDETPPEIASAVPAAPTRAVASTALDAVPGTAVAPPVTNTDLPPPPPIRSADVAVATVPTGVVSNVPVPPVTHLYVQAGAFSNYQNAARLQARVGGGLQITSVVQNGRTLYRVRLGPFDDVGEADSALARIESLGSNDAQIVVDR, encoded by the coding sequence ATGATCCGCAATGCGCGCCGGCTTCTCGCCGTGGTCTCGCTGGCCGCCTTGGCGGCTGCCTGCGCCAGCACGCCCCGGGGATCCGGCGTGAGCGTGCCGCCCAATGCCGGCGTCTATAAGATCGGCCAGCCCTATCAGATCGACGGCACCTGGTACTATCCCAAGGAGCAGCCGGACTACGACGAAACAGGCGTTGCCTCGTGGTACGGGCCGACTTTCTACGGCCATCACACGGCGAATGGCGAGATATATACCGCCGGCGACCTGACCGCTGCGCACCGTACGCTGCCGCTGCCGGTGAATGTGCGCGTCACCAATCTCGACAACGGCAAGACCATCGTGGTGCGCGTCAACGACCGGGGTCCCTTCGCCAAGGGGCGCATCATCGATCTGTCGGAACGGGCCGCCGACCTTCTGGGCTACAGGCAAAAAGGCACGGCGCGGGTGCGCGTGACCTTTGTCGGACGCGCCGACCTGCAGGGCGGAAGACCGCCGCCGGACGAGACGCCGCCGGAAATCGCCTCCGCCGTCCCCGCGGCGCCGACCCGCGCGGTCGCCAGCACGGCGCTCGACGCCGTGCCGGGAACCGCCGTCGCGCCGCCCGTCACCAACACCGATCTTCCGCCGCCGCCGCCCATCCGCAGCGCCGATGTCGCGGTGGCGACCGTGCCGACCGGCGTCGTCAGCAATGTTCCGGTTCCGCCGGTGACGCACCTCTATGTCCAGGCCGGCGCCTTCAGCAATTACCAGAATGCCGCGCGGCTCCAGGCCCGCGTCGGCGGCGGATTGCAGATAACCTCGGTGGTCCAGAACGGGCGCACGCTCTACCGGGTCCGGCTCGGGCCGTTCGACGATGTGGGCGAAGCCGATTCCGCGTTGGCCCGCATCGAGAGCCTTGGTAGTAACGACGCGCAAATCGTCGTCGACCGCTAG
- a CDS encoding DUF885 domain-containing protein: protein MHPSPTRRTVTMLLGAAALPLPALASSAGSADAAFQSVAKRWLEAYLSLQPIGATQTGDHRFDSEIDDMGVQGRMARSKAWHALLDDLGAVDRARLSRDDQVDAAILESQLRYAIWDDEVFQSWAWDPQVYSGLAGNALYGLMAREFAPLPVRMRAAVARMEKLPRLFEQMRESLVPARVPPVHAQIVAKQNGGISDLVDSMVLVNAPVLSADEQKRLAAAADALKTAVAEHQKWLDTVLVPNAKGDFRIGAKLFDEKLAFTLNSPMSRKEIRERAEDAVKETRGKMYAVSLLALERHGKAVAIPNVVTPQHEQETIEAALALAYADKPARDKVVETSKAALERATAHVRDKDLITLPTAPVEVVIMPEFARGVAVAYCDSPGPLDKGMKTYFDVSPIPDDWTAEQADSFLREYNSLGIQDIAVHEAMPGHYVQLWHANACPSVLRAVLSSGSFVEGWAVYAEGMMVEKGFLGDDPLYQLIQLKVLLRTITNSILDQALHVDGISREDAMTLMTVTAFQQEREAAGKWIRASLSSTQLSTYFVGVSEHNAVRAEATRRAGAAFDLKRYHDRVLSYGSAPMRYVRALMFGEAIG from the coding sequence GTGCACCCATCGCCGACCCGCCGCACCGTGACGATGCTTCTGGGCGCCGCAGCGCTGCCGCTCCCTGCCCTGGCATCGTCGGCCGGATCCGCCGACGCGGCCTTCCAGAGCGTCGCCAAGCGCTGGCTCGAAGCCTATCTCAGCCTCCAGCCGATCGGCGCCACCCAGACCGGCGATCACCGTTTCGACTCCGAAATCGACGATATGGGCGTCCAAGGACGGATGGCGCGGAGCAAGGCGTGGCACGCGCTGCTGGACGACCTCGGCGCCGTCGATCGCGCGCGGCTCTCGCGCGACGACCAGGTCGACGCCGCGATCCTCGAAAGCCAGCTGCGCTACGCCATCTGGGACGATGAGGTTTTCCAGAGCTGGGCCTGGGACCCGCAGGTCTATTCCGGCCTCGCCGGCAACGCGCTCTACGGCCTGATGGCGCGCGAATTCGCGCCCCTGCCCGTGCGGATGCGCGCCGCCGTCGCCCGCATGGAGAAACTGCCCCGGCTGTTCGAACAGATGCGCGAGAGCCTGGTGCCGGCGCGGGTGCCGCCGGTGCATGCGCAGATCGTCGCCAAACAGAACGGCGGGATAAGCGATCTGGTGGACTCGATGGTGCTCGTCAACGCCCCGGTGCTGAGCGCGGACGAACAGAAGCGTCTTGCCGCCGCAGCCGACGCGCTGAAGACGGCCGTCGCGGAACATCAGAAATGGCTCGATACCGTTTTGGTGCCCAATGCGAAGGGCGATTTCCGGATCGGCGCCAAGCTGTTCGACGAGAAGCTCGCCTTCACGCTGAATTCGCCGATGAGCCGCAAGGAAATTCGGGAGCGCGCAGAAGACGCGGTGAAGGAAACGCGCGGGAAGATGTACGCGGTGTCCCTTCTGGCGCTCGAACGGCACGGCAAAGCCGTCGCGATACCCAACGTCGTTACGCCGCAGCATGAACAGGAAACCATCGAGGCGGCGCTCGCCCTCGCTTATGCCGACAAGCCGGCGCGCGACAAGGTGGTGGAGACCTCGAAGGCCGCGCTCGAACGCGCCACCGCCCATGTCCGCGACAAGGACCTGATCACGCTGCCGACTGCGCCGGTCGAGGTGGTGATCATGCCGGAATTCGCGCGCGGCGTGGCGGTGGCCTATTGCGACTCGCCCGGCCCGCTCGACAAGGGGATGAAGACTTATTTCGACGTCTCGCCCATTCCCGACGACTGGACGGCAGAGCAGGCGGATTCGTTCCTGCGCGAGTACAATTCGCTCGGCATCCAGGACATCGCGGTGCACGAGGCGATGCCGGGCCACTATGTGCAGCTCTGGCATGCCAATGCCTGCCCGTCGGTTCTGCGCGCGGTGCTGTCCTCGGGCTCCTTCGTGGAGGGCTGGGCGGTCTATGCCGAAGGCATGATGGTCGAAAAGGGTTTCCTGGGCGACGATCCGCTGTACCAGCTTATCCAGCTCAAGGTGCTGCTGCGCACCATCACCAATTCGATCCTCGACCAGGCGCTGCATGTCGACGGCATCAGCCGCGAGGACGCGATGACGCTGATGACCGTGACAGCGTTCCAGCAAGAGCGGGAGGCGGCGGGCAAATGGATTCGCGCCTCGCTGAGCTCGACGCAGCTTTCGACCTATTTCGTCGGCGTGTCGGAGCACAACGCCGTCCGCGCCGAGGCGACGCGCCGCGCCGGCGCCGCGTTCGACCTGAAGCGCTATCACGACCGGGTGCTGTCCTACGGCTCGGCCCCGATGCGCTATGTCCGGGCGCTGATGTTCGGGGAAGCGATCGGATAA
- a CDS encoding GIY-YIG nuclease family protein, translating into MNIEALVPQPSGCEPFKRNRERFVPEKSGCYVLTTFSKEVLYVGLADNLRRRMNDHLDSPTKTDETKLGRAVLFHWIESTDTNKIERTWMNIHIQNEGVLPVLNRSYSPTAT; encoded by the coding sequence ATGAATATCGAAGCTTTGGTGCCACAACCTTCAGGATGTGAGCCCTTCAAACGAAACCGTGAACGCTTCGTCCCTGAGAAGTCGGGATGCTACGTGCTGACTACCTTTTCCAAAGAAGTGTTGTACGTGGGACTGGCGGACAACCTTCGACGGCGCATGAACGATCACCTGGACAGCCCGACCAAGACAGACGAGACAAAGCTTGGTCGCGCTGTCCTGTTTCACTGGATTGAAAGCACTGATACGAACAAGATTGAGCGCACATGGATGAACATCCATATTCAGAACGAAGGCGTTCTGCCGGTGCTCAATAGATCTTACTCGCCCACGGCTACGTGA
- a CDS encoding DGQHR domain-containing protein translates to MTQIHIPAARVKQGDLLLYTTALKVKDLVSENFYNVEKLDTADGNDTGYQRVLNLARARKLADYIIKGQDKRDAFLPTSVFLATDKSIDFNEADHTIRFDTAVVGPFSVVDGQHRLEGLKMAAQKDARVLDFEVPVNIATNLPTIAQMCHFLIVNTTQKSVDKSVEQRIIARLSDALDVEDLPSLPSWILRTVERGEVERAIKYADYLNDTDESPWFGKVRMANSESSDGTINQRSFVKAIVKYVLTANNPISIIKDFDKEKRIFLNYWKAIKSNLDDGDSETLYKYGGVELFCKFSIPFFMKLQDRGSYTVGTMEKLLKDCLENVEGDYAGVGHPDWWKTGGQAGRLNAGALNIVCQEMTKALHKVSAQTAIEV, encoded by the coding sequence ATGACGCAGATTCACATTCCAGCCGCTCGCGTGAAGCAGGGGGATTTGTTGCTGTACACCACAGCGCTGAAGGTCAAAGACCTTGTGTCAGAGAATTTTTACAACGTCGAAAAGCTGGATACGGCGGATGGGAATGACACGGGTTATCAGCGCGTTCTGAATCTCGCGCGTGCGAGGAAACTGGCGGATTACATCATCAAGGGTCAGGACAAACGCGACGCGTTTCTGCCAACTTCGGTGTTTCTGGCTACCGACAAGTCAATAGACTTCAACGAGGCTGACCACACAATCAGGTTCGATACCGCCGTGGTGGGACCGTTCAGCGTTGTTGACGGACAGCATCGCCTTGAGGGGCTGAAGATGGCCGCGCAAAAAGACGCGCGGGTTTTAGACTTCGAAGTGCCGGTGAACATCGCCACCAATCTGCCGACCATCGCCCAAATGTGTCACTTCTTGATTGTAAATACGACACAGAAGAGCGTCGACAAGTCGGTAGAACAGCGGATTATTGCTCGGCTCTCGGACGCACTGGACGTTGAGGATTTGCCAAGCTTGCCTAGCTGGATTCTTCGCACCGTCGAAAGAGGTGAGGTGGAAAGAGCAATCAAATATGCGGACTATCTGAACGATACCGATGAGTCGCCGTGGTTCGGAAAGGTGCGCATGGCCAACTCGGAATCCTCAGACGGCACGATCAATCAGCGATCTTTTGTAAAAGCCATAGTCAAATATGTACTAACAGCGAATAACCCAATTAGCATCATCAAAGATTTTGACAAGGAGAAGCGGATTTTCTTGAACTACTGGAAGGCCATCAAATCCAACCTGGACGATGGTGACTCGGAAACTCTGTACAAATACGGCGGGGTTGAATTGTTCTGCAAGTTCTCGATTCCGTTTTTCATGAAGCTTCAGGACCGTGGCAGTTACACGGTTGGCACGATGGAAAAGCTTCTTAAGGACTGCCTGGAAAACGTGGAAGGTGATTACGCGGGGGTGGGCCATCCAGATTGGTGGAAGACAGGCGGGCAAGCGGGCCGCCTCAACGCGGGCGCACTCAATATCGTTTGCCAGGAAATGACCAAGGCTCTCCACAAGGTATCGGCTCAGACCGCGATTGAAGTATGA